The stretch of DNA GGGTGCACTCGGCGACGGGATCGCCGAGCGTCGCGGAAGCGGCGGCCGTGCTCGGTGCGGGCGGCGGGCCGCTGATCGTGACCAAGTGGTCCGCGAATGGCGTCGTCGTCGCCGCAGCCCGTAAAGTTTCGTAGGTTCGAGACGAGTCGTGCAGGAATTTCAGGAGAAACGGGGAGAGCGCGTGACTGCTGCCACCGGAGACGAGACCAACTACCTGGTCGGACTCAATTTGGCCGATCGTCGTGTGGTCGTGGTCGGTGGCGGAACGGTGGCGCAGCGCAGGCTCGGGCTCCTGATCGCGTCGGGTGCCCGGGTGCACCTGATCAGCCGCGAGGTCACACCGGCGGTCGAGGGAATGGCCACCGCGGGACAGATCACAGTGGACCTTCGCGAATACCGGGACGGCGACCTCGCCGACGCCTGGTACGCCATCGCGTGCACGGACGAACCGGACACCAACGCGGCCATCGTCGCCGAGGCCGAACGGAATCGCGTCTTCTGCGTACGCGCCGACAACGCCCGCTACGGGACGGCCGTCACCCCGGCCAGCGCGAGCTACGACGGAATGAGCATCGGTGTGCTCGCGGGCGGCGACCACCGCCGGTCCGCCGCGGTGCGCACCGCACTCGTCGAGGGTCTGCAGTCCGGTGCCGTCGCGGACACCGCCGAGCCCCCGGCGGCCGGTGTCGCACTGGTCGGCGGCGGCCCCGGCGACCCCGACCTCATCACCGTGCGCGGCCGTCGACTGCTCGCCCGTGCCGACGTGGTGGTCGCCGATCGCCTCGCCCCGCCGGAACTGCTCGCCGAACTGGGCTCGGACGTCGAGGTCATCGACGCCGCGAAGATTCCCTACGGCCGTGCGATGGCACAGGAGGCGATCAACGCCGCCCTCGTCGACGGCGCGAAGGCAGGCAAGTTCGTGGTGCGGCTCAAGGGCGGCGACCCCTATGTGTTCGGGCGCGGCTACGAGGAACTGGAGGCGTGCGCCGCGGCGGGTGTGCCCGTCACCGTGGTTCCCGGCATCACCAGCGCCATCTCGGTGCCGTCGGCCGCAGGCATCCCGGTCACGCATCGAGGCGTCACCCACGAGTTCGTCGTCGTCAGCGGCCACGTCGCCCCCGACCACCCGGATTCGCTCGTCGACTGGTCGGCCCTGGCCCGGTTGAAGGGCACGATCGTGTTGCTGATGGCCGTCGAACGCATCGAGGCGTTCGCGACCGTCCTGATGGACGGCGGGCGTCCCGTGGACACCCCGGTCACGGTGATCCAGGAGGGAACCCTGCGGACGCAGCGCACCCTCCGGGCCGATCTCCAGACCGTCGCGGCGCGGGTCAAGGAAGAGCAGATCCGTCCCCCCGCCATCGTGGTCATCGGGCCCGTGGCCGGGTTTTCTGTGGACGCTGGGTAACGTGAACCCTCGTGTCTGATTCCGGAATGCCCGAAACCACCTCAGCGTCGAAGAAGTCTGCGGTGATTCCGACTGCCGCCACCCGTGTGATGGGTCTGGCGATCGTCGTGCTGAGCGGGCTGCAGATGATGGTGGTTCTCGACGGCACCGTCGCCAACCTGGCGCTCGCCCCGCTGCAGGCCGATCTCGGTCTCAGCGACAGCGGCCGCAACTGGGTGCTCACGTCGTACGCGCTCGCGTTCGGCGGCCTCATGCTCCTGGGCGGACGGCTCGGTGACGCGTTCGGCCGGAAGAAGATGTTCGTCGGCGGTGTCGCCCTGTTCACCGTCGCCTCGCTGCTGTGCGGCCTCGCGGTGGGCGAGTTCATGCTGATCGCGGCCCGGTTCCTGCAAGGCGTCGGCGCCGCGGTGGCATCGCCGACGGCGCTGGCCCTGGTCGCGACGACGTTCGCGGCCGGACCGGCGCGCAACCAGGCCATCGCGATTTTCGCGGCGATGACCGGCATCGGATCGATCGCGGGGCTGATCATCGGCGGCGCGCTCACCGAGGTGTCG from Rhodococcus opacus B4 encodes:
- the cobA gene encoding uroporphyrinogen-III C-methyltransferase — encoded protein: MTAATGDETNYLVGLNLADRRVVVVGGGTVAQRRLGLLIASGARVHLISREVTPAVEGMATAGQITVDLREYRDGDLADAWYAIACTDEPDTNAAIVAEAERNRVFCVRADNARYGTAVTPASASYDGMSIGVLAGGDHRRSAAVRTALVEGLQSGAVADTAEPPAAGVALVGGGPGDPDLITVRGRRLLARADVVVADRLAPPELLAELGSDVEVIDAAKIPYGRAMAQEAINAALVDGAKAGKFVVRLKGGDPYVFGRGYEELEACAAAGVPVTVVPGITSAISVPSAAGIPVTHRGVTHEFVVVSGHVAPDHPDSLVDWSALARLKGTIVLLMAVERIEAFATVLMDGGRPVDTPVTVIQEGTLRTQRTLRADLQTVAARVKEEQIRPPAIVVIGPVAGFSVDAG